Proteins encoded in a region of the Xiphophorus couchianus chromosome 11, X_couchianus-1.0, whole genome shotgun sequence genome:
- the brwd3 gene encoding bromodomain and WD repeat-containing protein 3 isoform X2, whose translation MAKEKCSPIEAELYYLIARFLQAGPCKKAAQILIEELEEYELVPQRWSWDGKIFKRSFQDWVALNQHIPADYLLQVCRRIGPLIEKEIPPSVPGVQTLLGLGKQSLLRTTKSCTHKVCCGSAVAALHRGRPPEPPVIWNVPNVVPIMGARQATGTARFGQVLPSSSYQHMKIHKRILGHLSSVYCVAFDRTGRRIFTGSDDCLVKIWATDDGRLLSTLRGHSAEICDMAVNYENSLIASASCDKVIRVWCLRTCAPVAILQAHAASITSIQFCPAAKGTKRYLASTGADGMVCFWKWHSHSMKFDDQPVKFVERSRPGVQVSTSSFSSGGMFMATGGTDHMIRVYYLGAETPMKASELDAHTDKVVVVQFSNNGDSLRFVSGSRDGTAKIWHFQQQEWKSITLDMTARLPGTSAANGDDKTKLVVTMVAWDRIDSTVITAVSNYMLKVWSATSGQLLHVLSGHDDEVYVLEAHPFDPRIMLSAGHDGNIYIWDLSKGVKIRNFFNMIEGQGHGAIFDCKFSADGQHFSCTDSHGHLLIFGFGCSRPYEKIPDQMFFHTDYRPLIRDSNNYVLDEQTQQAPHLMPPPFLVDIDGNPHSPKYQRLVPGRENCKEEQLIPQLGYMANGDGELVEQVLGQQTAENGESLLDNLIRQLQDEQDERQNAEQQADEEMAVEAEVVASSPGAEPRRSGQVDGVWQMQHNSLRSQVATERDLLAWSRRVVVNEVPHGTFRVLEECRQAKSDMECSLYNAERRKKPVTCILKSDTLSSRLRSLRPAKKKQQRHSYQTRSAQVRRPGTRSRNPSNRRNSESQMDSDSGDEAEQAEHSDGSSEDEARWQSESSSSDSSSEYSDWTADAGINLQPPKRPTRRPVRQAGYSSSEEEEGGDETKEAKKRENEKKKKPKETKQKPTSSLAGLNAEEWLPPSWIMDIIPRRSPFVPQMGDELIYFKQGHQAYVRAVRRAKAYSVNIQKQPWNRLNLRDQESVKVVGIKYEVGPPTLCCLKLAFLDPVSGKMTNESFSLKYHDMPDVIDFLVLQQFYNEAKERNWQPGMRFRSIIDDAWWFGSVEDQEPLQLEYPDSLFQCYAVKWDNGEREKMSPWDMEPIPEEAALPEEVGDGVEVLEEELQALLYRPQEGEWGAHTRDEDCERVIDGIDQLLRLDVAKAFASPVNLQEYPLYCTAVAYPTDLSTIRRRLENRFYRRISALMWEVRYIEHNARTFNEPQSPIVAAAKVVTDVLLHYIGDQSCADILDLYHKMRSEVSSGGEAEIDIDVDSDTPGTSAGHRGNQPNSKTRGVDFDVKAWRGHCRELLRRMLASPDSGPFRRPVDLFEYPDYRDIIDTPMDLGTVSETLVAGNYENPMEFAKDVRLIFSNSKAYTPNKKSQIYAMTLNLSAFFEKHIISIISDHKSAIQNERRTRQRLSYRNRLHNGGNSPRNSPSPSPKGKHKSGKVSKLKRSSASTKRSSQRTYQVQHSSSVAEEEESSPSSPSSEESSERKNQGPQRLTRSQATPVKKSGYRRKLHLSNGSRQQLQRGQEPLESDGEDDDEEQGSGSNSSSSESSSTSSSSSSSSSSDSESSSDSEVEKYAEGGGDHDYSKAPCLSVRLLAKGNLAASGKRKLMGGQDVAQRTKRARVQLPVKEEEEEDEDEEEEEEKEEEDEEEEENQPHQQENVRHVEEEDEEEPEEEESEEEEEEEEGEVSEVQRVASSSAAARGSRGSLGKPGRVSTRNQGRRTVVYRDESDDDGQGSKDDPLNLGMSRSGRVRRMTEKARVSHLMGWGH comes from the exons ATGgcaaaagaaaagtgttcaCCAATCGAAGCAG aactgTATTACCTCATTGCCAGATTTCTACAGGCTGGGCCTTGTAAAAAGGCAGCACAG ATTCTGATCGAGGAGCTGGAGGAGTATGAG ttGGTTCCACAACGATGGAGTTGGGACGGGAAGATATTCAAACGGAGCTTCCAAGACTGG GTGGCTTTGAACCAGCACATTCCTGCAGACTATCTGCTCCAGGTGTGTCGGCGGATAGGTCCTCTGATAGAGAAGGAGATCCCACCTAGTGTTCCTGGAGTCCAAACACTCCTGGGGCTGGGAAAGCAGTCGTTGCTTCGCACCACCAAAA GTTGTACCCACAAAGTATGCTGCGGCTCAGCTGTGGCTGCACTGCACAGAGGACGCCCACCTGAACCGCCAGTTATTTGGAATGTTCCTAATGTTG TGCCCATCATGGGTGCTCGCCAGGCCACGGGTACGGCTCGTTTCGGGCAAGTCCTGCCGTCTTCCTCCTACCAACACATGAAGATCCACAAACGGATCCTCGGCCACCTTTCTTCAGTTTACTGCGTGGCCTTTGACCGCACCGGTCGGCGGATTTTTACG GGTTCGGATGACTGCCTGGTTAAAATCTGGGCCACAGACGATGGTCGGCTCCTTTCCACGCTCCGCGGCCACTCGGCGGAGATCTGTGACATGGCTGTGAACTATGAAAATAGTCTCATTGCATCTGCAAGCTGTGACAAAGTCATCAGAGTGTGGTGCCTGCGTACCTGCGCGCCCGTTGCCATTCTTCAGGCTCATGCTGCTTCCATCACATCCATACAG TTTTGTCCTGCTGCCAAAGGGACAAAGCGATACCTTGCATCAACAGGTGCAGATGGTATGGTGTGTTTCTGGAAGTGGCACTCTCACAGTATGAAGTTTGA TGATCAGCCAGTTAAGTTTGTTGAGCGGTCACGACCAGGAGTCCAGGTCTCCACTTCCTCTTTCAGTAGCG GCGGCATGTTTATGGCTACTGGCGGCACAGATCACATGATCAGGGTCTACTACCTCGGTGCAGAAACTCCGATGAAGGCGTCTGAGCTGGATGCTCACACC GATAAAGTTGTTGTTGTCCAGTTCAGCAATAACGGTGACAG CCTCAGGTTTGTGAGTGGCAGTCGTGACGGCACAGCGAAGATCTggcattttcagcaacaagagtGGAAAAGCATTACTTTAGACATGACTGCAAGGCTTCCTGG GACTTCTGCTGCTAATGGGGACGATAAAACCAAACTGGTGGTGACCATGGTTGCCTGGGATCGCATTGACAGCACCGTCATCACAGCAGTTTCCAACTATATGCTCAAAGTGTGGAGCGCCACCTCTGGCCAGCTTCTGCATGTTTTGTCT GGACATGATGATGAAGTATACGTACTGGAAGCCCACCCCTTCGACCCCCGCATTATGCTGTCTGCAGGCCATGATGGCAACATTTACATCTGGGACCTGAGCAAAGGAGTCAAGATAAGAAATTTCTTCAACATG ATTGAGGGCCAGGGCCACGGAGCCATTTTTGACTGCAAGTTCTCAGCCGACGGACAACATTTTTCCTGCACAGACTCACATGGGCATTTACTCATTTTTGGCTTCGGCTGCAGCAGACCATACGAAAAG ATTCCAGACCAGATGTTCTTCCACACGGACTACCGGCCTCTCATTCGGGATTCCAATAACTACGTCCTGGACGAGCAGACGCAGCAGGCCCCCCATCTCATGCCGCCCCCCTTCCTCGTAGACATCGACGGAAATCCTCATTCTCCTAAATACCAGCGGCTCGTCCCAGGAAGGGAAAACTGCAAGGAGGAACAGCTGATACCTCAGCTCGGATACATGGCTAAcg GTGACGGAGAGTTGGTCGAGCAGGTGCTCGGACAGCAGACGGCAGAAAACGGCGAAAGCCTTTTGGACAATCTCATCAGACAGCTGCAGGACGAGCAGGATGAACGGCAGAACGCAGAACAACAGGCCGACGAAGAAATGG CCGTCGAGGCGGAGGTGGTGGCCTCTTCTCCCGGGGCGGAACCTCGCCGAAGCGGCCAGGTGGACGGAGTGTGGCAGATGCAGCACAACTCCCTCCGCAGTCAGGTTGCCACGGAGAGGGACCTGCTGGCGTGGAGCCGCAGAGTGGTGGTCAACGAGGTGCCTCATGGGACATTCAG AGTCCTGGAGGAATGCAGACAAGCCAAAAGTGACATGGAGTGTTCTCTGTACAAtgcagagaggagaaagaaacCAGTAACTTGCATCCTCAAG AGCGATACTCTCAGTTCCCGTCTGCGTTCCCTGCGCCCGGCCAAGAAAAAGCAGCAGCGCCACTCCTATCAAACCCGGTCCGCTCAGGTTCGCCGGCCTGGAACCAGAAGTCGAAATCCCAGCAACAGGCGGAACTCGGAAAGCCAGATGGACTCGGACAGTGGAGAC GAAGCAGAGCAGGCAGAGCATTCCGACGGCTCCTCTGAGGATGAAGCCCGATGGCAGAGCGAAAGCAGCTCCAG CGACTCTTCCAGTGAATATTCTGACTGGACGGCTGACGCCGGGATCAACCTCCAGCCGCCAAAGAGGCCGACCAGGAGGCCCGTCCGGCAGGCGGGTTacagcagctcagaggaggaagagggcgGCGATGAGACCAAGGAGGCGAAGAAGAGAGAgaatgagaagaagaaaaaacccaaagaaacTAAACAG AAACCCACTTCTTCTCTGGCCGGGCTTAACGCGGAGGAGTGGCTGCCGCCGTCATGGATAATGGACATCATCCCTCGCCGCTCTCCTTTTGTCCCACAAATGGGAGATGAA CTCATCTACTTCAAGCAGGGCCATCAGGCGTACGTACGGGCCGTCCGCAGAGCCAAGGCCTACAGTGTCAACATCCAGAAGCAGCCGTGGAACCGGCTAAACCTCAGG GACCAGGAATCTGTGAAAGTGGTTGGAATCAAGTACGAAGTCGGACCACCCACTCTCTGCTGCCTAAAGCTGGCATTTTTGGACCCAGTCTCAGGGAAGATGACCAACGAGTCGTTCTCCTTAAA GTATCATGATATGCCAGACGTCATCGATTTTCTGGTGCTGCAGCAGTTCTACAACGAAGCTAAAGAGCGCAACTGGCAGCCAG GGATGAGGTTTCGCAGCATTATTGACGACGCCTGGTGGTTCGGATCTGTGGAGGACCAGGAGCCGCTGCAGCTGGAGTATCCTGACAGCCTGTTTCAGTGCTACGCAGTGAA GTGGGATAATGGCGAGCGGGAAAAAATGAGTCCCTGGGACATGGAGCCTATTCCAGAAGAAG CTGCTTTGCCAGAAGAAGTGGGGGACGGCGTAGAGGTTTTGGAAGAGGAGCTCCAAGCTCTACTCTACCGACCCCAGGAAGGAGAATGGGGGGCTCACACTCGAGACGAAGACTGTGAGCGGGTCATCGACGGCATCGATCAGCTTCTTAGGCTTG ATGTAGCAAAGGCTTTTGCCTCGCCTGTGAACCTCCAGGAGTACCCCCTTTACTGCACCGCCGTGGCTTACCCCACTGACCTCAGCACCATCCGCAGACGGCTGGAGAATCGCTTCTACag ACGGATCTCTGCGTTGATGTGGGAAGTGCGATATATTGAGCACAACGCTCGCACTTTTAATGAACCCCAAAGCCCGATTGTAGCAGCTGCCAAGGTGGTTACTGATGTTCTTCTCCACTACATTGG AGACCAGAGCTGCGCTGACATCTTGGATCTGTATCACAAGATGAGGTCCGAGGTCAGCAGTGGAGGAGAAGCTGAG ATCGACATCGATGTGGACTCTGACACTCCAGGGACATCGGCAGGACACCGG GGGAATCAGCCAAACTCTAAGACACGGGGCGTGGATTTTGACGTAAAAGCCTGGCGAGGTCATTGCCGAGAGCTGCTGCGCCGGATGTTGGCCTCCCCTGACTCTGGGCCGTTCAGGCGGCCTGTTGACCTCTTTGAATATCCG GACTACCGAGACATCATTGACACGCCCATGGATCTGGGCACGGTGTCGGAGACGCTGGTGGCTGGAAACTACGAAAATCCCATGGAGTTTGCCAAAGATGTGCGCCTCATTTTCAGCAACTCTAAAGCTTACACACCTAACAAGAAATCACAG ATCTACGCGATGACTCTCAACTTGTCTGccttttttgaaaaacacatcATCTCCATCATCTCTGACCACAAGTCTGCCATTCAGAACGAACGCCGCACTCGTCAGAGACTCAGCTATAGAAACAGGTTGCACAATGGAGGAAACTCCCCACGAAACAGTCCATCCCCGAG ccCTAAAGGCAAGCACAAATCAGGGAAAGTGTCAAAGCTCAAAAGATCCTCGGCCTCTACGAAGAGGAGTTCTCAGAGAACATACCAAG TTCAGCACAGCAGCAGTgtagcagaggaagaggagtccTCGCCTTCTTCTCCAAGTTCAGAAGAAAGCTCGGAGAGAAAAAATCAGGGGCCTCAACGACTGACCCGCAGCCAAGCAACTCCTGTGAAGAAATCAG GGTACCGCCGCAAGCTGCATCTGAGTAACGGCTCcagacagcagctgcagcgcGGCCAGGAACCGCTGGAGTCTGACGGCGAAGACGATGACGAGGAGCAGGGCTCTGGCTCcaacagctcctcctcagagtcctcctccacttcctcgtcctcctcatcctcctcttcgtcCGACAGCGAGAGCAGCTCAGACTCCGAGGTGGAGAAGTACGCGGAGGGTGGGGGCGATCACGACTACAGCAAAGCCCCGTGTCTGTCGGTGCGCCTCTTGGCGAAGGGAAATCTGGCGGCCTCAGGGAAACGGAAACTGATGGGAGGGCAGGACGTGGCCCAGAGGACTAAACGAGCACGGGTGCAGCTTCCtgtgaaggaggaggaagaggaggatgaagatgaggaggaggaggaagaaaaagaagaagaggatgaggaggaggaagagaaccAGCCACACCAACAGGAGAATGTAAGACATGTtgaggaagaagatgaagaggagccTGAAGAGGAAGAatctgaggaggaagaggaagaagaggaaggtgAAGTCTCTGAGGTACAGAGAGTagcatcatcatcagcagcagctagGGGTTCTAGAGGCAGCCTGGGTAAACCCGGGCGTGTCAGCACACGGAACCAGGGCCGCAGGACGGTCGTCTACAGGGACGAGTCGGACGACGACGGCCAGGGGTCAAAGGACGACCCGCTCAACCTGGGCATGTCCCGCTCAGGACGGGTGCGGCGCATGACCGAGAAGGCCCGGGTCAGCCACCTCATGGGCTGGGGTCACTGA